In the genome of Streptomyces globosus, one region contains:
- a CDS encoding YibE/F family protein, with protein sequence MPSGEPTDPHEPPPSDGRAPNGRGRSPEPGHSHGHGHVHSHAHGPAAPVSKHLRKVIAAVLIPFAAAVFVGMAVLWPNGAPAHERSGVGFDRQTEQARVVAVETVDCKSVNASQVPPTGDTSTPSGREAVAGQNGSCKKATVEVGTGPDKGRTFFEIVQPGAPRQLAEGQEVVVAYAPDAPRDLQYSVIDVNRKLPLAVLAGLFALVVVLVGRMRGLFALISLAISFTVLTLFILPAILQGANPLLVAVIGASAIMLVALYMCHGLTARTSVAVLGTLVSLLLIGLLGSVFIDWAFLSGNTDDNTGLIHGLYPEIDMSGLLLAGVIIGSLGVLDDVTVTQTSAVWELHQADPSMGPRAVYLAAIRIGRDHIASVVNTLVLAYAGAALPLLLLFSIANSSMGSVANSELVAEEIVRTLVGSIGLVASVPVTTALAALVVSADRPGSQAAGGAPAAGRGGRGRRRKR encoded by the coding sequence ATGCCCTCCGGCGAGCCCACCGATCCGCACGAGCCCCCGCCCTCGGACGGCCGCGCACCGAACGGCCGCGGCCGCTCCCCCGAACCGGGCCACTCCCACGGCCACGGGCACGTGCACAGCCACGCGCACGGGCCGGCGGCGCCCGTCTCGAAGCACCTGCGCAAGGTCATCGCGGCCGTGCTGATCCCGTTCGCCGCCGCCGTGTTCGTCGGCATGGCCGTGCTCTGGCCGAACGGCGCTCCCGCGCACGAGCGCTCCGGGGTGGGCTTCGACCGCCAGACGGAGCAGGCGCGCGTGGTCGCGGTGGAGACGGTCGACTGCAAATCGGTGAACGCCTCCCAGGTGCCGCCGACCGGCGACACCTCCACGCCGTCGGGCCGCGAGGCGGTCGCCGGGCAGAACGGTTCCTGCAAGAAGGCCACGGTCGAGGTCGGCACCGGGCCCGACAAGGGACGGACCTTCTTCGAGATCGTCCAGCCGGGCGCGCCGCGCCAGTTGGCCGAGGGGCAGGAGGTCGTCGTGGCGTACGCGCCGGACGCGCCCCGCGACCTCCAGTACTCGGTCATCGACGTCAACCGCAAGCTGCCGCTGGCCGTGCTCGCCGGCCTCTTCGCGCTGGTCGTGGTCCTGGTGGGCCGTATGCGCGGGCTGTTCGCGCTGATCTCGCTCGCCATCAGCTTCACCGTGCTGACGCTGTTCATCCTGCCGGCGATCCTGCAGGGCGCCAATCCGCTGCTCGTGGCGGTCATCGGGGCCAGTGCGATCATGCTGGTCGCCCTCTACATGTGCCACGGCCTGACCGCCCGGACCTCGGTCGCGGTTCTGGGCACGCTCGTGTCCCTGCTGCTGATCGGCCTGCTGGGCTCGGTGTTCATCGACTGGGCGTTCCTCAGCGGCAACACCGACGACAACACCGGGCTGATCCACGGCCTCTACCCGGAGATCGACATGAGCGGCCTGCTGCTCGCAGGCGTCATCATCGGATCGCTGGGCGTGCTCGATGATGTGACGGTCACACAGACGTCGGCGGTGTGGGAACTCCACCAGGCGGACCCGTCGATGGGGCCGCGGGCCGTCTACCTGGCGGCCATTCGCATCGGCCGGGACCACATCGCGTCGGTGGTCAACACGCTGGTCCTGGCCTACGCGGGCGCGGCGCTGCCGCTGCTGCTGCTGTTCTCGATCGCGAACAGCAGCATGGGGTCGGTGGCGAACAGCGAGCTCGTCGCGGAGGAGATCGTACGGACCCTGGTGGGGTCGATCGGCCTGGTGGCCTCGGTCCCCGTGACGACAGCCCTGGCGGCGCTGGTCGTCTCCGCGGACCGGCCCGGCTCCCAGGCCGCCGGCGGCGCCCCCGCGGCGGGCCGGGGCGGGCGGGGGCGCCGGCGCAAGCGCTGA
- a CDS encoding SsgA family sporulation/cell division regulator: MRESVQAEVMMSFLVSEELSFRIPVELRYDAGDPYAVRLTFHLPGDAPVTWAFGRELLLDGINKPCGEGDVHVAPTSPDELSDVHIRLQVGSDRALFRAGAAPLVAFLDRTDRIVPLGQERSLGDFEGSLEEALDRILSEARQNEQNAG, translated from the coding sequence ATGCGCGAATCGGTTCAGGCAGAGGTCATGATGAGCTTCCTCGTTTCCGAGGAGCTCTCGTTCCGGATCCCGGTGGAGCTCCGGTATGACGCCGGCGACCCGTATGCGGTGCGCCTGACCTTCCACCTTCCCGGGGATGCGCCGGTGACCTGGGCATTCGGGCGGGAACTCCTCCTCGACGGCATCAACAAGCCGTGCGGCGAGGGAGATGTGCACGTCGCCCCCACCTCCCCCGACGAGTTGTCGGACGTCCACATCCGGCTCCAGGTCGGCAGCGACCGGGCGCTGTTCCGGGCCGGCGCCGCCCCGCTCGTGGCCTTCCTCGACCGCACCGACCGGATCGTTCCGCTCGGCCAGGAGCGCAGCCTCGGCGACTTCGAAGGGAGCCTGGAAGAGGCCCTCGACCGGATCCTGTCCGAGGCGCGGCAGAACGAGCAGAACGCGGGCTAG
- a CDS encoding IclR family transcriptional regulator yields MSTLIGSVQRALRLLEAAGSHSGGAPAKQLAREAGLPLPTAYHLLRTLTYEGYLRREGGVFVLGAAAGRLAGGGVQQKRRSMILDSLAHFRDAVGAPVYFAVFRDGEIEVVGVSDTPSDPAVEEWADFRATGHAHAIGQCLLAQLDEETRRDYYDRHPVEAITPYTVRDQRALEQRIGSLGRMQPVTEHQEYALGTVCAAIPITAGDTAATMAISLPLHQAEKLPCVVARLRSEVGALLSTLSFSISI; encoded by the coding sequence GTGTCCACGCTGATCGGTTCGGTGCAGCGGGCGCTGCGGCTGCTCGAAGCAGCGGGCTCCCACAGCGGGGGAGCCCCGGCGAAGCAGCTCGCGCGTGAGGCCGGCCTCCCGCTGCCCACCGCATACCACCTGCTGCGCACGCTCACCTACGAGGGATACCTGCGCCGCGAGGGCGGCGTGTTCGTCCTCGGGGCCGCGGCCGGACGGCTGGCCGGCGGCGGGGTGCAGCAGAAACGTCGCAGCATGATTCTCGACTCGCTGGCCCACTTCCGCGACGCGGTCGGCGCCCCGGTGTACTTCGCGGTGTTCCGGGACGGGGAGATCGAGGTGGTGGGCGTCTCGGACACGCCCTCCGACCCGGCGGTGGAGGAGTGGGCGGACTTCCGCGCCACCGGCCACGCCCACGCGATCGGGCAGTGCCTGCTGGCCCAGTTGGACGAGGAGACCCGCCGGGACTACTACGACCGGCACCCCGTCGAGGCCATCACGCCGTACACGGTGCGGGACCAGCGCGCGCTGGAGCAGCGCATCGGATCGCTGGGCCGCATGCAGCCGGTGACGGAGCACCAGGAGTACGCGCTGGGCACGGTGTGCGCGGCCATCCCGATCACCGCGGGGGACACCGCGGCGACCATGGCGATTTCTCTCCCCTTGCACCAGGCGGAGAAGTTGCCGTGTGTAGTCGCACGACTACGGAGTGAAGTAGGCGCGCTGTTGAGCACCCTCTCGTTCTCTATCAGTATCTGA
- a CDS encoding DUF5326 family protein — protein MDGIRETFAGMPWWVKWVAIPLLVLFVFGGVITSILGALIGFAFKLLLFVALVGGLVFLVKKFGGSSTKSSSRDW, from the coding sequence ATGGACGGCATCCGAGAAACGTTCGCCGGCATGCCCTGGTGGGTGAAGTGGGTTGCGATCCCCCTTCTGGTGCTGTTCGTCTTCGGCGGCGTCATCACAAGCATCCTCGGTGCCCTGATCGGGTTCGCCTTCAAGCTGCTGCTGTTCGTGGCGCTCGTCGGCGGACTGGTCTTCCTGGTGAAGAAGTTCGGCGGGAGCAGCACGAAGTCCTCCTCGCGCGACTGGTAG
- a CDS encoding cupin domain-containing protein: protein MKAFRLDELEAERLANDGAYLQFLREPNMSVGLYALDAGQSDPQQPHRQDEVYFVVSGRASITVGEETTTVARGSVVYVPAGVPHKFHHISEDLKVLVVFSPPEA, encoded by the coding sequence ATGAAGGCCTTCCGGCTGGACGAGCTCGAGGCGGAGCGCCTCGCGAACGACGGCGCCTACCTGCAGTTCCTGCGCGAGCCGAACATGTCGGTCGGCCTGTACGCGCTCGACGCCGGCCAGAGCGACCCGCAGCAGCCGCACCGCCAGGACGAGGTGTACTTCGTCGTGAGCGGCCGCGCCTCGATCACGGTCGGGGAGGAGACGACGACGGTGGCCCGGGGGAGTGTCGTCTACGTGCCGGCCGGGGTCCCGCACAAGTTCCACCACATCAGCGAGGACCTGAAGGTGCTGGTGGTGTTCTCCCCGCCGGAGGCCTGA
- a CDS encoding phage holin family protein — protein sequence MTNFVVKTLANAAALAVAIWLVSGITLDDHSSSLGHRTLTLVLVALVFGLVNLIVKPVVKLLSLPLFVLTLGLFTLVVNALMLLLTSWLAKQLDLSFHVDGFWSALLGGLIISVVSWAVNLALPDKD from the coding sequence ATGACGAATTTCGTAGTCAAGACGCTGGCGAACGCCGCCGCCCTCGCCGTGGCCATCTGGCTGGTCTCCGGCATCACGCTGGACGACCACTCCAGCTCCCTGGGGCACAGGACGCTGACCCTGGTGCTGGTCGCCCTGGTCTTCGGGCTGGTCAACCTCATCGTCAAGCCGGTCGTGAAGTTGCTGTCGCTGCCGCTCTTCGTCCTCACCCTGGGCCTGTTCACGCTCGTCGTGAACGCCCTCATGCTGCTCCTGACGTCCTGGCTGGCCAAGCAGCTCGACCTCAGCTTCCACGTCGATGGCTTCTGGAGCGCCCTGCTCGGCGGCCTGATCATCTCCGTCGTGTCGTGGGCCGTGAACCTGGCCCTGCCCGACAAGGACTGA
- a CDS encoding cystathionine gamma-lyase, which yields MNGNDRTGGRASAPTAAGEGTRAVRAGLPEPVKNEPPLPGPVFAAHFHLPGEVEGPYTYGRDTNPTWTLLEQAIGELEAPGADGAQTVVFASGMAAVSAVLLSQARAGDTVVLPDDGYQALPLVREQLAAYGVRVRTAPTSGDAQLAALDGARLLWIETPSNPGLDVCDVRRLAEAARAGGTLVAVDNTLATPLGQRPLELGADFSVASGTKGLTGHGDVLLGYVVCRDPGLAAGIRRWRKVIGSIPGPMEAWLAHRSLATLQLRTRRQWSNALAVAEALTGRAEVTGLRHPGLPGDPSHATAARQMQGFGSVVSFTLPDRAHAERFMAALRLVEDATSFGGVRSTAERRRRWGGDAVPEGFIRFSAGIEDEDDLVADVLRALDDAAAAGP from the coding sequence ATGAACGGGAACGACCGCACCGGGGGCCGGGCCTCCGCGCCCACCGCGGCGGGGGAGGGCACCCGCGCCGTGCGGGCAGGCCTTCCGGAGCCGGTGAAGAACGAGCCGCCGCTGCCCGGCCCCGTCTTCGCCGCCCACTTCCACCTCCCCGGGGAGGTGGAGGGCCCGTACACCTACGGACGGGACACCAATCCCACCTGGACCCTGCTGGAGCAGGCCATCGGCGAACTGGAGGCCCCCGGCGCGGACGGCGCGCAGACCGTGGTCTTCGCCTCCGGCATGGCCGCCGTCTCCGCCGTCCTCCTCTCCCAGGCCCGGGCCGGCGACACCGTCGTCCTGCCCGACGACGGCTACCAGGCGCTGCCCCTGGTCCGCGAGCAGCTCGCGGCCTACGGGGTCCGCGTCCGCACAGCCCCCACCAGCGGCGACGCCCAGCTCGCCGCCCTCGACGGTGCCCGGCTGCTGTGGATCGAGACGCCCTCCAATCCCGGACTGGACGTCTGCGACGTACGGCGCCTGGCCGAGGCGGCACGGGCGGGCGGCACCCTGGTGGCCGTCGACAACACGCTCGCCACCCCGCTCGGGCAGCGGCCGCTGGAGTTGGGCGCCGACTTCTCCGTGGCCAGCGGCACCAAGGGGCTGACCGGCCACGGCGATGTCCTGCTCGGCTACGTCGTCTGCCGCGACCCCGGACTCGCAGCAGGCATCCGGCGCTGGCGCAAGGTCATCGGCTCCATCCCGGGCCCCATGGAGGCCTGGCTCGCCCACCGCTCCCTGGCCACCCTCCAGCTGCGCACCCGCCGCCAGTGGTCCAACGCCCTGGCCGTCGCCGAGGCGCTGACCGGGCGGGCCGAGGTCACCGGTCTCCGCCACCCGGGACTGCCCGGCGACCCCTCGCACGCCACGGCCGCACGCCAGATGCAGGGCTTCGGCTCCGTCGTCTCCTTCACGCTGCCCGACCGGGCCCACGCCGAGCGGTTCATGGCGGCGCTGCGCCTGGTCGAGGACGCGACGAGCTTCGGCGGTGTCCGGTCCACTGCGGAACGGCGGCGCAGGTGGGGCGGCGACGCCGTCCCGGAGGGCTTCATCCGCTTCTCCGCCGGCATCGAGGACGAGGACGACCTGGTCGCGGACGTGCTGCGGGCCCTCGACGACGCGGCCGCGGCCGGTCCCTGA